In Aquila chrysaetos chrysaetos chromosome 10, bAquChr1.4, whole genome shotgun sequence, the following proteins share a genomic window:
- the LOC115346730 gene encoding caspase-1-like, translating into MADELLMKVRTAFVERVSKPLISRLLDELLAQGVLSLEEVDEVQDRYVVRTDKARCLIDTVRLKGPKASQIFINNLRKHDGTLAEQLGLAADSGLPGAQLASPSTEAPLGPPISIQGQQWIRQCSLSEYQRIRDTEGDQIYPIHLPRETRTRRALLICNIEFEHLSRRDGAEVDVKGMTELLEGLGYIVDIHCNLTSQGMATVMKDFADHKDHWTSDSTFLVFMSHGVRAGLCGTKSRGETTDILSLDTIYEKFNNKHCRGLLGKPKLVIIQSCRGDKVGFVMVSDSADPAMPASSSAHTIPAGLEDDAICEVHLESDFATLHSSTPDTVSWRSPKTGSIFIQRLIEQFRNHACNSDLQELFRKVQYSFGKFPQQLPSQERTTMLRKFYLFPGC; encoded by the exons ATGGCGG ACGAGCTGCTCATGAAGGTGCGGACAGCCTTTGTGGAGCGTGTGAGCAAGCCGCTGATCTCTAGACTGCTGGACGAGCTGCTGGCCCAAGGGGTGCTGAGCCTCGAGGAGGTGGATGAAGTGCAGGATAGATACGTGGTGCGCACTGACAAGGCCCGCTGCCTCATTGACACTGTGCGCCTGAAGGGCCCCAAGGCCAGCCAGATCTTCATCAACAACCTCAGGAAGCACGATGGCACCTTGGCAGAGCAGCTGGGTCTGGCTGCTGACTCGG GGCTTCCTGGTGCGCAGCTGGCCTCCCCCAGCACTGAGGCCCCCCTTGGGCCCCCCATCAGCATCCAGGGCCAGCAGTGGATCCGGCAGTGCTCCCTGAGCGAGTACCAGCGCATCAGGGACACAGAGGGAGACcag ATCTATCCTATCCATCTACCGCGGGAGACGCGAACCCGTAGGGCCCTGCTCATCTGCAACATTGAGTTTGAGCACTTGAGCCGGCGGGATGGGGCTGAAGTGGATGTAAAGGGGATGACAGAGCTGCTGGAAGGGCTGGGCTACATAGTGGACATCCATTGCAACTTAACTTCCCAG GGGATGGCTACAGTCATGAAGGATTTTGCAGATCACAAAGACCACTGGACCTCTGACAGCACCTTCCTGGTCTTCATGTCCCATGGGGTCAGGGCTGGGCTCTGCGGGACCAAGAGCAGAGGCGAGACCACAGACATCCTTTCCCTTGACACCATCTACGAGAAATTCAACAACAAGCACTGCCGGGGACTGCTGGGCAAACCCAAACTGGTCATTATTCAGTCCTGTCGTGGAG ACAAGGTAGGGTTCGTGATGGTGAGCGACTCTGCAGACCCTGCCATGCCCGCTTCCAGCTCAGCTCACACGATCCCTGCAGGGCTGGAAGATGACGCAATCTGTGAAGTCCACCTAGAGAGTGATTTTGCCACTTTACATTCCTCCACGCCTG ATACTGTCTCCTGGAGAAGCCCAAAAACAGGCTCCATTTTCATCCAGCGCCTGATAGAGCAGTTTCGAAACCATGCCTGTAACAGTGACTTACAGGAGCTCTTCCGAAAG GTCCAATATTCCTTTGGAAAATTCCCTCAGCAGTTGCCATCACAAGAACGGACTACAATGCTCAGGAAGTTCTACCTCTTCCCAGGCTGCTGA